In one window of Simkaniaceae bacterium DNA:
- a CDS encoding UTP--glucose-1-phosphate uridylyltransferase, with protein sequence MTNKEIIKQFLKSVDQNHLIPLISEMTDAEISPLFDQINEWKKRPLSDFIYQSPPSLPSHLTSSLYKTLEGDANDIKRGKQALNDQSVHCIVLAGGEASRLNSNTPKALYPLFPGKTLLSLFIEKLSHSQTFTLLTSPAGSLPIKKTLPSSFPPPLIQSTLPFLDLNRHWILSSKGTIIDGPDGNGGLLTTLKKTGYLNALKQQGISTIVIMPIDNPLIDPYDPNLIGIHINRKNDLTLRCYEKSTNERGVGIIGMDDRGRVHIVDYTDLNPENPDYSNLKYANMNHMCLSIDRLIEMVEENLLPFHWVKKTICREKHPEVIPIGLNPDTSGHFSIYKGERFITDICPYADRVSLMISPKESSFAPLKREDDLPHIREQLNKRIKKS encoded by the coding sequence ATGACTAATAAAGAGATTATTAAACAGTTTTTAAAGAGCGTGGACCAAAACCACCTCATTCCCTTGATCAGTGAGATGACCGATGCTGAGATCTCACCCCTTTTTGATCAAATCAACGAATGGAAAAAACGGCCCCTTTCTGATTTTATATATCAATCTCCCCCTTCTCTTCCCTCTCACCTCACCTCTTCTCTCTACAAGACTTTAGAAGGAGATGCAAATGATATTAAGAGAGGAAAGCAGGCTTTAAACGATCAATCCGTTCATTGCATCGTATTAGCCGGAGGTGAAGCTAGCCGGCTAAATTCCAATACACCTAAAGCCCTTTATCCCCTTTTCCCCGGAAAAACACTGCTGAGCTTATTCATTGAAAAGCTCTCTCACTCACAGACCTTCACCCTTTTAACCTCTCCCGCCGGGTCTTTACCTATTAAAAAAACGCTCCCTTCATCATTTCCACCTCCCCTCATTCAATCAACGCTCCCTTTTCTAGATCTCAATCGACATTGGATCCTCTCTTCAAAAGGAACAATTATAGATGGCCCTGACGGCAATGGCGGGCTTCTCACCACCCTCAAAAAGACAGGCTATTTAAACGCTTTAAAACAACAAGGGATCTCCACTATCGTGATCATGCCAATCGATAATCCCCTGATTGATCCCTATGATCCTAATCTTATCGGAATCCATATCAACCGGAAAAATGATTTAACCTTACGTTGTTATGAAAAATCAACCAATGAAAGAGGTGTTGGGATCATCGGAATGGATGATCGGGGAAGAGTACATATCGTCGATTATACGGATCTTAATCCGGAAAATCCCGATTATAGCAATCTCAAATATGCCAATATGAATCATATGTGTCTTTCAATTGATCGATTGATCGAGATGGTGGAAGAAAACTTGTTACCCTTTCATTGGGTAAAAAAAACGATATGCCGAGAGAAACACCCTGAAGTGATACCAATAGGGTTAAATCCCGATACTTCAGGCCATTTTAGTATCTATAAAGGAGAGCGATTCATTACCGATATTTGCCCCTATGCCGATCGAGTCAGCCTTATGATTTCCCCAAAAGAGAGCTCATTTGCCCCCCTTAAAAGAGAGGATGATCTTCCCCATATACGCGAGCAGTTAAACAAAAGGATAAAAAAGAGTTAA
- a CDS encoding tetratricopeptide repeat protein, with protein sequence MSIKKTFIVLFLIFAPMLFSEQQFQIGEMERYELVKKATYAQTHGDIQQAIDIYLKLHRDDPLNREFLLRLGKLYEEKGDIKQAQAYYEEILRWYGQDLYAELALASIAYDQKKYALAERYLVPIVRLHPDYLDATILLGETYIAQKRYKEAQVVIQSGLVSDPQNVSLNYLMGRIEYVQGEFNGSYRHFKTAWKNSGYKGGYLDQVIGVREYVRPGVELKGEFIQQKEIDLVTNQYTTKMNTWYSSLKLSLPLCNALEFYGIGAYQPEQQYNKISERSNYYINNYYGVAGLDWHYRDYVKLIAQSTMRWGTNKGVDPIFPFPSQIKWEPQVLLLIKIPHLSFMSKVYKEEVIGRNFETVQTEYIDQKGIAGRIDFSLFKEHTVIGANGSVNHFYGSVQNRLKEFDAYFIQKFKVKGTTAQFEYHYLYGNFNALDEEYFSYRGRYRHFGTFKFIKGWGLRDAIEVRYTYKWQKLRDFMNVAEVITPTNIAPPQQLSLNYTHANEFEVKAKFSVSSFFTMDAGAEYYFDTNHYKVLTAKMGLNLFF encoded by the coding sequence GTGTCTATAAAAAAGACATTTATAGTTCTTTTTTTGATTTTTGCGCCAATGTTGTTTTCTGAGCAGCAGTTCCAAATCGGCGAAATGGAGCGGTATGAACTTGTCAAAAAAGCCACATATGCTCAAACACATGGCGATATTCAACAAGCTATTGATATCTATTTGAAACTGCATCGAGATGATCCCTTAAATCGTGAATTTCTTCTTCGTCTTGGGAAATTATATGAGGAAAAAGGAGATATCAAACAAGCTCAAGCCTATTACGAGGAAATCCTAAGATGGTATGGACAAGATCTTTATGCTGAGCTGGCGCTCGCCTCCATTGCTTATGATCAAAAAAAGTATGCCCTTGCCGAGCGCTATCTTGTTCCCATCGTTCGCCTCCATCCCGACTATCTCGATGCAACTATCTTGCTCGGAGAAACTTATATTGCACAAAAGCGCTATAAAGAGGCTCAAGTTGTCATTCAATCGGGACTCGTATCAGATCCTCAAAATGTTAGCTTAAACTATTTGATGGGGCGTATTGAGTATGTGCAAGGAGAATTTAACGGATCTTATCGGCATTTTAAAACGGCATGGAAAAACTCGGGCTACAAGGGGGGATATCTCGATCAAGTGATTGGAGTGCGTGAATATGTCCGGCCGGGAGTTGAATTGAAGGGAGAATTTATTCAACAAAAAGAGATCGATCTCGTCACCAACCAATATACGACAAAAATGAATACGTGGTATTCCTCATTAAAACTCTCACTCCCGCTTTGTAATGCACTTGAGTTCTATGGAATTGGGGCTTATCAGCCTGAGCAACAATACAATAAGATAAGCGAGAGAAGTAACTACTATATCAACAATTACTACGGGGTAGCGGGACTTGATTGGCATTATCGCGACTATGTCAAACTGATTGCTCAATCGACAATGCGGTGGGGAACGAATAAGGGAGTAGATCCTATTTTCCCCTTTCCCTCTCAGATTAAATGGGAGCCGCAGGTACTGCTTCTCATCAAGATTCCCCATCTCTCATTCATGTCAAAAGTTTATAAGGAAGAGGTCATCGGCCGCAACTTTGAAACAGTTCAAACAGAATATATAGACCAAAAGGGGATTGCGGGACGGATCGACTTTTCACTCTTTAAAGAACATACGGTGATCGGCGCCAATGGGTCGGTGAATCATTTTTATGGATCGGTGCAGAATCGTTTAAAAGAATTTGATGCCTATTTCATTCAAAAATTCAAAGTGAAAGGGACAACGGCTCAGTTTGAATATCACTATTTATATGGAAATTTTAATGCGCTTGATGAGGAGTATTTCTCATATCGAGGTCGTTATCGCCATTTTGGAACGTTTAAATTCATTAAAGGCTGGGGGCTTCGCGATGCCATAGAGGTGCGCTATACATATAAGTGGCAGAAGCTTAGAGATTTCATGAACGTTGCAGAAGTCATTACTCCAACTAATATTGCTCCCCCACAACAACTTTCATTAAACTATACTCATGCCAATGAGTTTGAGGTGAAAGCAAAATTTTCCGTAAGTAGCTTTTTTACGATGGACGCAGGTGCAGAATATTATTTTGATACCAATCATTATAAAGTTTTAACGGCAAAGATGGGCTTGAATCTCTTTTTCTAA
- a CDS encoding glycosyltransferase → MRILITNTESWGMGSFSVANAILHELLKRGHQAILFFPDTGLMTHDIDYYYNHKEIYKIWKFPISDHQTEIQSFPLIIPDLHPRSTDHKTFKELSDRELQCYFHSLRHELHHLIDQFNPHIIECQHIWTMNKIVQETNVPFICTAHHTDQLGFDYDSRMHLIAKEAAQRAEALIAVSDYVKNELIAQYHAPPKKIHMIANGYNKDIFFKKEVDRKQLLHQLHLDIPDNATLFCFSGMISKTKGVDLILKANRLLSSDANIHFLILGAGHIDDVIDPSDAAIYSFERVHFLGYQPMQQLSAIYNCCDFGLLPSRDEGFGIAALELMACGLPMIATRVGGLQELAIGTLIHSGREEELAQALIDCSQWPQEKREAISKKAMQKAASFSWEKAVDQRLKLYESILRN, encoded by the coding sequence ATGCGTATTTTGATCACCAACACAGAATCTTGGGGTATGGGTAGCTTTAGTGTTGCCAATGCAATTTTGCATGAGTTGTTAAAGCGCGGGCATCAGGCGATCCTATTCTTTCCGGATACCGGTTTGATGACGCATGATATCGATTATTACTACAATCACAAAGAGATCTATAAAATTTGGAAATTTCCTATCTCAGATCATCAGACTGAAATCCAATCGTTTCCGCTGATTATCCCCGACCTACATCCTAGGTCGACAGATCATAAAACGTTTAAAGAGCTGAGTGATCGGGAATTACAGTGTTATTTCCATTCTCTTCGCCATGAACTTCATCATTTAATCGATCAATTTAATCCTCACATCATTGAATGCCAACATATTTGGACAATGAACAAAATTGTTCAAGAAACAAATGTCCCCTTTATCTGCACGGCCCATCATACGGATCAACTTGGATTTGACTATGATTCCCGGATGCATTTGATTGCCAAAGAGGCAGCTCAGCGCGCTGAAGCGCTAATCGCTGTTTCTGACTATGTCAAGAATGAACTCATTGCTCAATATCACGCTCCGCCAAAGAAGATCCACATGATAGCCAATGGGTATAACAAAGACATTTTCTTCAAAAAAGAGGTCGATCGAAAACAACTTCTTCATCAACTTCACCTAGATATTCCCGATAATGCCACCCTCTTCTGTTTTTCCGGAATGATTTCAAAAACAAAAGGCGTTGATTTGATCTTAAAAGCCAATCGACTTCTCTCATCCGATGCAAATATCCATTTTCTTATTTTGGGAGCGGGACATATCGATGATGTCATCGATCCTAGCGATGCTGCAATCTATTCTTTTGAGCGCGTTCATTTCTTGGGATATCAACCGATGCAGCAATTATCCGCTATTTATAATTGTTGTGATTTTGGTCTACTTCCCTCTCGAGATGAGGGATTTGGGATCGCAGCCCTTGAGCTTATGGCTTGTGGGCTACCCATGATTGCCACCCGAGTTGGCGGCTTACAAGAACTAGCCATTGGCACGCTCATTCATTCAGGTCGTGAAGAAGAGCTTGCCCAAGCCCTCATCGACTGCTCTCAATGGCCTCAAGAAAAAAGGGAAGCCATTTCCAAGAAAGCCATGCAAAAAGCAGCCTCTTTTTCTTGGGAAAAAGCTGTGGATCAGCGTCTTAAACTCTATGAATCGATCCTTAGAAATTAG
- a CDS encoding NUDIX hydrolase: MRETIYSLIEKIAPFDAIEHEHREESLKWIESGDSLFRTESPDIPPKHLVSYCILYDRQHRKILLVDHIKAELWIPPGGHVDLDEHPQEAAKRELKEELGISLPLLSSDPLFINVTPSQGLYSMHTDVTLWYVFEAEIDMMFQIDQREFIDAAWFHLSNIPTQRSHDSIVRFAKKLHLFNEKL; the protein is encoded by the coding sequence ATGAGGGAGACAATTTATTCTTTGATCGAAAAAATCGCTCCTTTTGATGCTATTGAACATGAACATCGTGAGGAATCGCTCAAATGGATCGAATCGGGGGACTCTCTTTTTCGAACCGAATCTCCTGATATCCCTCCTAAACACCTCGTTTCATATTGCATCTTATATGACCGACAGCACCGGAAAATCTTACTGGTCGATCATATTAAGGCAGAGCTATGGATTCCGCCGGGAGGGCATGTCGATCTCGATGAACATCCTCAAGAAGCGGCAAAACGAGAACTCAAAGAAGAACTGGGTATTTCCCTTCCACTTCTCTCTTCAGATCCTCTTTTTATTAATGTCACCCCCTCTCAAGGACTCTATTCAATGCATACGGATGTGACCCTTTGGTATGTCTTTGAAGCGGAAATAGATATGATGTTTCAAATAGACCAAAGAGAATTTATCGATGCAGCCTGGTTTCACCTCTCAAATATCCCTACTCAGCGATCTCATGATTCCATCGTACGCTTTGCTAAAAAATTACATCTTTTTAATGAGAAGTTATAG
- a CDS encoding amino acid permease, translating into MINVAAIISLKNFPMTAEYGSSLIFYFVLVSIIFFIPTSLISAELATTYPETGGVYIWVKKALGDRWGFIAIWLQWVENVIWYPTILSFAAATLAYAFNPELASNKLFLTLVILVSFWGFTFLNFLGMKASGWISSIGVVTGTLIPGLIILCFGIAYAFGSNPIQITWNIIPDFTRDDFVFISGLLLCLAGMEMSAVHAKEVKNPARDYPKAIFLSIGIILVLSVLGSLAIAMVVPKKDLSLVAGMMQAFDIFFAIYHIPWMTKLIALLAASGAFAMVSTWIIGPSKGLMTTALSGDLPPLLQKRNEHNAPTALLWLQGIIVTILSLIFLYMPNISSSYWLLSALTAQLYLIMYILMFISALILRKKNPSLKRPYKAPLLKTQCTLGILGSIFAIIMGFFPPKGFEITHTIAYILFLVIGIVILSIVPLIILKFKKPSWTQI; encoded by the coding sequence ATGATTAACGTTGCAGCTATTATCAGTTTAAAAAATTTTCCTATGACTGCTGAGTATGGGTCGAGTCTTATCTTTTATTTCGTCCTTGTTTCGATTATTTTCTTTATTCCCACTTCTTTGATTTCTGCAGAACTCGCAACGACATATCCTGAAACGGGAGGTGTTTATATTTGGGTTAAAAAGGCGCTGGGAGACCGTTGGGGCTTTATTGCAATTTGGCTACAATGGGTTGAAAATGTGATTTGGTACCCAACAATTCTCTCTTTTGCCGCAGCGACACTCGCTTATGCTTTCAATCCTGAGCTCGCTTCAAATAAATTATTTCTGACACTTGTCATCCTCGTCTCATTTTGGGGATTTACTTTTCTTAACTTTTTGGGAATGAAAGCCTCCGGATGGATCAGTTCCATCGGCGTTGTCACAGGAACGCTCATTCCGGGATTGATTATCTTATGTTTTGGAATCGCCTATGCTTTTGGATCTAATCCCATCCAAATCACTTGGAATATCATTCCCGATTTTACACGCGATGACTTTGTCTTTATATCGGGACTTCTTCTTTGTCTAGCCGGGATGGAAATGTCAGCAGTTCATGCTAAAGAAGTTAAAAACCCCGCAAGGGATTATCCTAAGGCGATTTTTTTATCGATTGGCATCATTTTGGTCTTATCTGTCCTGGGCTCACTTGCCATTGCAATGGTTGTTCCTAAAAAGGATTTAAGTTTGGTTGCCGGAATGATGCAAGCTTTTGACATTTTTTTTGCTATCTATCACATTCCATGGATGACGAAATTAATTGCGCTCCTCGCTGCATCAGGTGCTTTTGCTATGGTCAGCACATGGATTATCGGCCCGAGTAAGGGATTGATGACAACGGCGCTTAGTGGGGATCTCCCCCCTCTCTTACAAAAAAGAAATGAACATAATGCACCCACAGCGCTTCTTTGGCTGCAGGGAATCATCGTCACAATTCTCTCTTTGATCTTTTTATATATGCCCAATATCAGTAGCTCTTATTGGCTACTCAGCGCTCTCACAGCTCAGCTCTATTTGATCATGTATATTTTGATGTTTATCTCGGCTCTGATCTTGCGCAAAAAAAATCCCTCTTTAAAACGCCCCTACAAAGCCCCATTGTTAAAGACTCAATGTACTTTAGGGATTTTAGGATCTATCTTTGCAATCATTATGGGGTTTTTCCCACCCAAGGGATTTGAAATTACCCATACCATCGCCTACATTTTATTTCTTGTGATCGGAATTGTTATTCTAAGTATCGTTCCTCTCATTATTTTAAAATTTAAGAAACCCTCTTGGACACAAATATGA
- a CDS encoding DNA starvation/stationary phase protection protein, protein MKVNFGLKQSAVLDLANHLNRALANTYALYINTLNCHWNIEDARFIALHEMLQDQYEQLAENGDIIAERIRQMGEKVEASLVHFSHHTKIEAINPEASADEMLEKLAAAHEKIIKELRELSELGEKYKDYGLVDLLGGLLRDHEKTAWFLRSHL, encoded by the coding sequence ATGAAAGTCAATTTCGGTCTCAAGCAGAGCGCTGTACTAGATTTAGCTAACCATTTAAATAGAGCACTGGCAAATACCTATGCCCTTTATATCAACACGCTCAATTGCCATTGGAATATTGAAGATGCTCGTTTTATTGCTCTCCATGAAATGCTGCAAGATCAATATGAACAACTCGCTGAAAATGGCGATATCATTGCGGAGCGGATCCGACAAATGGGAGAAAAAGTCGAAGCCTCACTCGTTCATTTTTCTCATCATACAAAAATAGAGGCGATCAATCCCGAAGCAAGTGCAGATGAGATGTTAGAAAAGCTTGCTGCAGCGCATGAAAAAATCATCAAAGAGTTGAGAGAGTTGTCAGAGTTAGGCGAGAAGTACAAAGATTACGGCCTAGTTGATCTCCTAGGAGGACTTTTGCGCGATCATGAAAAGACAGCGTGGTTTTTGCGAAGCCATTTATGA
- a CDS encoding porin family protein, with protein sequence MKKSFRWIGAVALFTQMALLSATTPSANSSTDGASVGNAEEFQGINLSAGVGYNGLKLITQRSGIKPKANTTYGSDGVAVQLKVAGDYAFMDMGLVGIEAYGQYNSGETENNFYETTTSTTATNRTFKMSWNLGLDLKLGIAPRPSNLIFIYGGPDWGHYNFHYKTTGVDNTYSEFHLGGMLGAGLQQFFCDQWFIKTTFDYRWYPSKTLTYSNGETQSIKPRLGTALFMVGYNF encoded by the coding sequence ATGAAAAAATCTTTCCGGTGGATTGGAGCCGTAGCTCTTTTCACGCAAATGGCTCTTTTGAGCGCAACAACTCCTTCAGCAAATAGCTCTACTGATGGGGCTTCCGTAGGAAATGCTGAAGAGTTTCAAGGAATCAATCTCAGTGCCGGTGTTGGATATAATGGGTTAAAACTCATCACACAGCGCAGCGGAATTAAACCCAAAGCAAATACGACCTACGGTTCGGATGGTGTAGCCGTTCAACTCAAAGTCGCAGGAGATTATGCTTTTATGGATATGGGTCTTGTTGGAATTGAGGCTTATGGTCAATACAACAGCGGCGAAACCGAAAACAATTTCTATGAAACCACCACAAGCACAACGGCAACAAACCGCACCTTCAAGATGTCTTGGAACTTGGGTCTCGATTTAAAACTCGGCATTGCACCAAGACCTTCCAACCTCATCTTTATCTATGGAGGACCCGACTGGGGTCACTACAATTTCCACTATAAAACAACGGGCGTAGATAATACATACTCAGAGTTTCATCTCGGTGGAATGTTAGGGGCAGGACTACAACAGTTTTTCTGCGATCAGTGGTTTATTAAAACAACATTCGATTACCGCTGGTATCCTTCCAAAACGCTGACATATAGCAATGGAGAGACACAAAGCATTAAGCCAAGACTTGGCACTGCTCTTTTCATGGTTGGATATAATTTCTAA
- a CDS encoding SDR family oxidoreductase: MRILLTGANGYIGSRLLIRLIEDNHTVIALMRTPARMDLPESMRSRIQMIKGDLLDPSSLHQIPHDIDAAYYLVHSMGDTSKDFVQMEKQSAENFIKAIEQTKCQQIIYLTGLISSEHLSKHLASRLQVENILKKSRIPYTVLRAGIIIGSGSASFEIIRDLVEKLPIMVAPRWVSNLCEPIAIRDVIDYLARVLDNKKCLNQVFDIGNHQQLTYRQLLLGFAKKRKMHRLIIPVPFFSPKLSSYWLFFITSTTFSLAQTLVDSLKCDAICQNRAIDSIIEKKCLTYDEALKLAFDKVESKSVVSSWRDAISSGKNNPHLFDLIEVPSFGCQYYRVHFQFEGDPHSVFDSVLTLGGKNGYYMDFIWRIRGLIDRYLGGAGLNRGKTERKHPRAGDAIDFWRVLLVDEKHLRFLLFAEMKMPGEGWLDFKIEDHTLIQTATFRPKGVLGRLYWIFLAPFHALIFKGLGKKLIKQSKSDLIKILKKD, encoded by the coding sequence ATGCGTATTTTGTTAACCGGAGCCAATGGTTACATTGGTTCACGCCTTTTAATCCGTTTGATCGAAGATAATCATACCGTAATCGCTTTAATGCGCACACCGGCTCGAATGGATCTTCCGGAATCGATGCGATCTCGTATTCAGATGATTAAAGGTGATCTCCTCGATCCCTCTTCGCTCCATCAGATCCCTCATGATATCGATGCTGCCTATTATCTTGTCCATTCAATGGGCGATACTTCCAAAGATTTTGTTCAGATGGAGAAACAGTCTGCAGAAAATTTTATTAAAGCCATTGAACAAACAAAATGCCAACAAATCATTTATCTTACCGGACTAATTAGCAGTGAGCATTTATCTAAGCATTTGGCCTCACGCCTTCAGGTAGAAAATATTTTAAAAAAATCTCGCATTCCCTACACCGTGTTGCGCGCAGGCATCATTATCGGTTCCGGAAGCGCCTCTTTTGAAATCATTCGCGATCTCGTTGAAAAATTACCTATTATGGTTGCACCTCGTTGGGTAAGCAACTTATGTGAACCGATCGCAATTCGAGATGTGATTGATTATCTCGCCCGCGTTTTAGACAATAAAAAATGCCTAAATCAAGTGTTTGATATCGGAAATCATCAGCAACTCACCTACCGGCAACTGCTTCTTGGCTTTGCGAAAAAACGCAAAATGCACCGCCTCATTATTCCGGTCCCTTTTTTTAGCCCTAAACTCTCTTCCTATTGGTTGTTTTTTATCACATCAACGACATTTTCTTTGGCTCAAACTTTAGTGGATAGCTTAAAATGCGATGCGATCTGCCAAAATCGCGCGATTGATTCAATCATTGAAAAAAAATGTCTCACGTATGATGAAGCGCTCAAACTCGCCTTCGATAAAGTTGAGAGCAAATCTGTAGTATCCAGTTGGAGAGATGCCATATCCTCGGGCAAAAACAACCCTCATCTCTTTGACCTCATCGAAGTCCCCTCCTTTGGATGTCAGTACTATAGAGTTCATTTTCAGTTTGAGGGCGATCCTCATTCTGTCTTTGACTCAGTTCTCACATTAGGAGGAAAAAATGGCTATTACATGGATTTTATCTGGCGCATTCGGGGCTTGATTGATCGCTATCTCGGAGGCGCCGGACTCAATCGAGGCAAAACAGAACGAAAACATCCAAGAGCGGGTGATGCCATCGATTTTTGGAGAGTTCTCTTAGTGGATGAAAAACATCTGCGCTTTTTGTTGTTTGCTGAAATGAAAATGCCGGGTGAAGGCTGGCTCGATTTTAAAATTGAGGATCATACGCTGATTCAAACAGCCACTTTTCGTCCCAAAGGCGTTTTAGGACGCCTCTATTGGATCTTTCTTGCTCCTTTTCATGCCCTCATTTTTAAAGGACTCGGAAAGAAACTCATTAAACAATCTAAATCAGATCTTATAAAAATATTAAAAAAAGATTGA